The following are encoded in a window of Flavobacterium sp. WC2421 genomic DNA:
- a CDS encoding TonB-dependent receptor, which translates to MDKNTNEPIIGATIYLTATTYGYSGFDGTYIIKNVPEGSYIVKCSYQGYINQETTITVKLGAITLNFELVEKNITLSEVVISVKQDKESSKYALHREKESQNILNAISAKSIQLLPDLTTAGVLQRMSGVSLERTSTGDARYAIIRGMDQRYNYTLVNGIKIPSPDNKYRYVPMDMFPADLLERLDVIKALTPEMEGDAIGGAMDLIMKNAQDKLAITANIATGFSQFISDNGYENFDKKVINSKSPADINGANYIATPNDFTYKNFDYKRKTLPLNTNLGFSISNRFLKDKKLGVVVATSYQNEYKGSNSTWFKPENQPAPGNVPAFTDLYSRRYNTNQTRYGIHTKLDYILNSKNKISLYNVYLKSEETQNRKSIDTSLSIGRSGVGTGNTYKLYRSRYIKQSIYNNTLQGEHKINEYLNADWSAVYSFAKSITPDWSEYQTVEQVGYDANQNQTVTPAVLNIPFYRIWMNNSDRDYAGYINFKYKKEILNKPMVLSMGGLYRNKLRKNNYNEWNLIPNNSSSGEPIPYDGILSPDKFHFNGITAAQGSPNNALNYDATEKIAAYYFQDNIQFNDKLSILGGLRIENTTQTWKTAQDATIIAGAVGSKTYTDFLPSIHFKYKLSEKENLRLSYFSAINRPGFYEYIPFKIEGEDFNMSGNPNLKHATASNFDIRYELFPKGLDQFLIGAFYKNIQNPIESAILFTGTSSATLKPTNFGTATNFGLEVNMAKYFGKIGITANYTYTNSKITTTKLFYNSSYVSEETTQTRPLQGQSPHIANLSLLYKNQNSGIDVQLAYIYTGRKITLVSPYKDLDYWQKGNSQLDFSIEKRAFKNFTFYSKITNLLNTPVLVQILQPNIYTTGKFALPNQTDPDRVTVQKDLYGINYTFGMRYKF; encoded by the coding sequence TTGGATAAAAACACTAATGAACCTATAATAGGGGCTACCATTTATCTAACCGCTACAACTTATGGTTATTCTGGTTTTGACGGTACTTATATCATAAAAAATGTTCCTGAAGGAAGTTATATAGTGAAATGTAGCTATCAAGGATATATAAATCAAGAAACAACAATTACTGTAAAATTGGGTGCAATTACATTAAACTTTGAATTAGTAGAAAAAAACATCACCCTTTCCGAAGTCGTAATTTCTGTAAAGCAAGACAAAGAATCTTCAAAATATGCCTTACATAGAGAAAAAGAATCGCAAAATATTTTAAATGCAATTAGCGCGAAAAGCATACAGTTGCTACCTGATTTAACCACCGCCGGCGTATTACAACGTATGTCTGGAGTTTCATTAGAGCGCACCAGCACAGGCGATGCTAGATATGCCATCATAAGAGGAATGGATCAGCGATACAATTACACTCTTGTAAATGGAATAAAGATCCCAAGTCCGGACAACAAATATCGTTATGTCCCAATGGATATGTTTCCAGCTGATCTCCTAGAACGATTAGATGTTATTAAAGCACTAACACCCGAAATGGAAGGAGATGCAATAGGTGGAGCTATGGATTTAATTATGAAAAATGCGCAAGACAAATTGGCGATAACCGCTAATATTGCAACAGGATTTAGTCAATTTATTAGTGATAATGGATATGAAAATTTCGATAAAAAAGTAATTAACAGTAAGTCTCCTGCAGATATTAATGGTGCTAATTATATCGCAACACCTAATGATTTTACCTATAAAAACTTTGATTACAAACGTAAAACTTTGCCTTTAAACACCAACTTAGGATTTTCAATAAGCAATCGTTTTTTGAAAGATAAAAAACTGGGAGTAGTTGTAGCGACTAGTTATCAAAATGAATACAAAGGATCAAATAGTACATGGTTCAAACCAGAAAATCAACCTGCACCAGGGAATGTTCCTGCGTTTACAGATCTATATTCCAGAAGGTATAACACCAACCAAACTCGATATGGAATTCACACTAAGCTAGATTATATTTTAAATTCTAAAAATAAAATTAGTCTTTACAATGTGTATTTAAAATCCGAAGAAACTCAAAATCGTAAATCTATAGATACTAGTTTATCGATAGGTCGATCAGGAGTTGGAACAGGAAATACATACAAATTATACCGTTCCAGATATATAAAGCAAAGTATTTACAATAACACCTTGCAAGGAGAACATAAAATCAATGAATATTTAAATGCTGATTGGTCAGCTGTTTATTCTTTTGCTAAAAGCATAACCCCAGATTGGTCTGAATACCAAACTGTAGAACAAGTTGGTTATGATGCTAATCAAAATCAAACAGTTACTCCAGCTGTTTTAAATATTCCTTTTTATCGAATTTGGATGAACAACTCCGATAGAGATTATGCTGGTTACATAAATTTCAAGTATAAAAAAGAAATCTTAAATAAACCGATGGTCCTATCAATGGGAGGGCTTTACAGAAATAAATTGCGAAAAAACAATTACAATGAATGGAATTTAATACCTAATAATTCCAGTTCAGGCGAACCCATTCCTTATGATGGTATTTTATCTCCAGACAAATTTCATTTTAATGGTATTACTGCAGCACAAGGAAGTCCTAACAATGCTTTAAATTATGACGCTACGGAGAAAATTGCGGCCTATTATTTTCAAGATAATATTCAATTTAATGACAAACTTTCGATTCTTGGAGGTCTACGTATAGAAAATACGACACAAACTTGGAAAACAGCACAGGATGCTACCATAATTGCGGGAGCGGTTGGATCAAAAACCTATACTGATTTTCTGCCAAGTATCCATTTTAAATATAAATTAAGTGAAAAAGAGAATCTTCGGTTATCTTATTTTAGTGCCATAAACAGACCCGGATTCTACGAATATATTCCTTTTAAAATAGAAGGAGAGGATTTTAACATGAGTGGTAATCCAAATTTAAAACATGCAACTGCTTCCAACTTTGATATTAGATATGAATTATTTCCAAAAGGATTAGATCAGTTCTTAATTGGAGCTTTTTATAAAAACATTCAAAACCCAATAGAATCTGCCATTTTATTCACAGGGACATCAAGCGCCACTTTAAAACCTACCAATTTTGGAACAGCTACCAATTTTGGGCTTGAAGTAAACATGGCTAAATATTTTGGAAAGATTGGAATAACAGCTAATTACACTTACACTAACTCAAAAATCACTACTACTAAATTGTTTTACAACAGTTCTTATGTGAGCGAAGAAACGACTCAAACTAGACCACTACAAGGACAATCCCCTCATATTGCCAATCTTTCGTTATTGTATAAAAATCAAAATTCAGGAATAGATGTACAATTGGCCTACATCTATACAGGAAGAAAAATCACATTAGTTTCCCCTTATAAAGATTTAGATTATTGGCAAAAAGGAAATTCGCAACTTGATTTTTCTATAGAAAAAAGAGCATTTAAAAATTTTACTTTCTATAGCAAAATTACCAATCTTTTAAACACGCCCGTTCTTGTGCAAATTTTGCAACCCAACATTTATACTACTGGGAAGTTTGCCTTACCTAATCAAACAGACCCTGACAGAGTTACCGTACAAAAAGACTTGTATGGAATCAATTACACCTTTGGAATGCGTTATAAATTTTAA
- a CDS encoding NADPH-dependent FMN reductase, producing MKIIAFGASPSKNSINKKLATYAASLFENAEVEILDLNDFQMPLFSVDIEEEIGQHPLAQAFLDKIVSADILVVSMAENNGNYSAAFKNIFDWCSRIKGKVFQEKPMLLMATSNGKRGGATVLEIAKNAFPRYGAEIKATFSLPSFYDNFDIANNKISNPQLDEELNGIVNNF from the coding sequence ATGAAAATAATCGCCTTTGGCGCAAGCCCTAGTAAAAACTCAATCAATAAAAAATTAGCTACGTATGCGGCGTCTTTATTTGAAAATGCCGAGGTGGAAATATTGGATTTGAATGATTTTCAGATGCCTTTATTTAGTGTTGATATCGAGGAAGAAATTGGTCAGCATCCTTTGGCACAGGCGTTTTTAGATAAAATAGTGTCGGCCGATATTTTAGTGGTTTCTATGGCAGAAAATAACGGGAACTATTCAGCAGCATTTAAAAATATTTTTGATTGGTGTTCCAGAATTAAGGGTAAAGTTTTTCAAGAAAAGCCTATGCTTCTAATGGCTACTTCTAATGGGAAAAGAGGGGGCGCAACCGTATTAGAAATTGCAAAAAATGCTTTTCCTCGTTACGGAGCTGAAATTAAAGCTACTTTTTCCTTACCTAGTTTCTATGATAATTTTGATATCGCAAACAATAAGATTTCTAATCCCCAATTGGATGAGGAATTGAATGGAATTGTAAATAATTTCTAA
- a CDS encoding MBL fold metallo-hydrolase: MRKQFGAKPSKNEIEKYSKSEYWNGTIFENLEETSMDFSLSNMPKFLRKQFCEKEGREAKSLSVVPFDSELFINTHQSMQSIWYGHSAIYMQLKNKNILIDPMFGSDAAPIAPFKVKRFSDSTLTIIDSFPEIDLVLISHDHYDHLDYESILKLKEKTKLFYVALGVKRHLVSWGIPADIITEFNWWEESVFNGIKITFTPTRHFSGRGLTDRAKSLWGGWVFNTEEENIWFSGDSGYGTHFKEIGERLGPFDFAFMECGQYNENWHQIHMYPEESVQAAIDAKVRNCMPVHWAGFALAQHAWKEPVERFSEKAATEKLNFITPKMGELFSANFTDSLKWWEME, translated from the coding sequence ATGAGAAAGCAATTTGGAGCAAAACCGTCAAAAAACGAAATAGAAAAATATTCAAAATCAGAGTATTGGAACGGTACCATTTTTGAAAACCTGGAAGAAACCAGTATGGACTTTTCATTGTCTAATATGCCTAAATTTTTGCGTAAGCAGTTTTGTGAAAAAGAGGGTAGAGAAGCAAAGTCCTTGTCCGTTGTGCCGTTTGATAGTGAATTATTTATAAATACACATCAATCTATGCAAAGCATATGGTATGGACATTCAGCAATATATATGCAATTGAAAAACAAGAATATTTTAATCGACCCCATGTTTGGTTCTGATGCGGCTCCGATTGCACCATTCAAAGTAAAGCGTTTTAGTGATTCAACACTCACGATTATTGACAGTTTCCCTGAAATTGATTTGGTGCTAATATCACATGACCATTATGATCATTTAGATTATGAAAGTATTTTAAAACTTAAAGAAAAAACGAAGTTGTTTTATGTTGCTTTAGGGGTGAAAAGGCATTTAGTTTCTTGGGGAATTCCGGCAGATATAATTACTGAATTTAATTGGTGGGAGGAGTCTGTCTTTAATGGTATAAAAATTACGTTCACACCCACACGGCATTTTTCAGGAAGAGGATTGACAGATAGAGCTAAATCGCTTTGGGGCGGTTGGGTTTTTAACACAGAAGAAGAAAATATTTGGTTCAGCGGTGATAGTGGTTATGGTACACATTTTAAAGAAATAGGAGAACGTTTAGGACCTTTCGATTTTGCTTTTATGGAATGTGGTCAATACAATGAAAACTGGCATCAAATTCATATGTATCCTGAGGAGAGTGTTCAGGCTGCAATAGATGCAAAAGTTCGAAATTGTATGCCAGTGCATTGGGCAGGTTTTGCGTTAGCGCAACATGCATGGAAAGAGCCAGTTGAGCGATTTTCAGAAAAAGCAGCTACTGAAAAATTGAATTTCATCACCCCGAAAATGGGAGAGTTATTCAGTGCTAACTTTACCGATAGCTTAAAATGGTGGGAAATGGAATAG
- the ychF gene encoding redox-regulated ATPase YchF, whose protein sequence is MKAGIVGLPNVGKSTLFNCLSNAKAQSANFPFCTIEPNIGVVNVPDPRIEKLEELVKPERVQMATVDIVDIAGLVKGASKGEGLGNQFLGNIRECNAIIHVLRCFDNDNIVHVDGNVNPIRDKETIDIELQLKDLENVEKRLEKVNRAAKTGNKEAQTEKALLDRIRETLLQAKSARTITPQNNDEEVLMEGFQLITAKPVLYVCNVDENSAVTGNKYVDLVRELVKDEDAEVIILSVGAEADITELESYEERQVFLEDMGLTEPGASVLIRAAYKLLKQQTYFTAGVKEVRAWTIDVGSTAPQAAGVIHTDFEKGFIRAEVISYEDFVHYGSEAKAKEAGKFKVEGKEYIVKDGDVMHFRFNV, encoded by the coding sequence ATGAAAGCAGGAATTGTAGGATTGCCAAATGTTGGAAAATCAACATTATTTAATTGTTTGTCAAATGCAAAAGCGCAAAGTGCTAACTTTCCTTTTTGTACAATTGAACCTAATATAGGTGTCGTAAATGTACCAGATCCTAGAATTGAAAAATTAGAGGAATTAGTAAAACCAGAACGCGTTCAAATGGCTACTGTTGATATTGTTGATATTGCAGGTTTAGTTAAAGGAGCAAGTAAGGGGGAAGGATTGGGAAATCAATTTCTTGGAAATATTAGAGAGTGTAATGCAATCATTCATGTATTACGTTGTTTTGATAATGATAATATAGTACACGTTGACGGAAATGTAAACCCTATACGTGATAAGGAAACGATTGATATCGAGTTGCAATTAAAAGATTTAGAGAATGTTGAAAAACGTTTGGAAAAAGTAAATCGTGCAGCTAAAACTGGAAATAAAGAAGCGCAAACTGAAAAAGCACTTTTAGACAGAATAAGAGAAACGTTATTACAAGCAAAATCAGCTAGAACAATAACTCCTCAAAATAATGATGAAGAAGTTTTGATGGAAGGTTTTCAATTGATTACTGCAAAACCAGTATTATATGTATGTAATGTTGATGAAAATTCAGCAGTGACAGGAAATAAGTATGTAGATTTAGTTCGTGAATTAGTTAAAGATGAAGATGCTGAAGTGATTATCCTTTCTGTAGGTGCTGAGGCAGATATTACAGAATTGGAAAGCTACGAAGAGCGTCAAGTTTTTCTTGAAGATATGGGATTAACTGAGCCAGGAGCATCAGTCCTTATTCGTGCAGCATACAAATTATTAAAACAACAAACTTATTTTACCGCAGGTGTTAAGGAAGTTCGTGCTTGGACAATTGACGTGGGTTCAACTGCACCACAAGCAGCTGGAGTAATTCACACTGATTTTGAAAAAGGATTTATCCGTGCCGAAGTAATTTCATACGAAGACTTTGTTCACTATGGTTCTGAGGCAAAAGCAAAAGAAGCAGGGAAATTTAAAGTTGAAGGAAAAGAATATATTGTGAAAGATGGAGATGTAATGCATTTCCGTTTCAACGTATAA
- a CDS encoding TonB-dependent receptor yields the protein MKKITLLFLLLNVSILFAQKEISGVVKDNSGAGLPGVNIVEKGTNNGVSTNIDGAYKIKVKEGATLVFSYIGFSKVEKAATGSTVNVVLSEEGGQALDEIVVTGTRTAPRSNTTSALPIDVISSKDLTSTGQATFDKALQYKIPSFNTVQTPVNDATSLLDPYEIRNMGPSRTLILINGKRKNLSSLLYVQTSPGRGETGADISAIPTDAIERVEILRDGASAQYGSDAIAGVMNIILKKSTNGGSVTVRSGMTSEGDGEMLGVSLNNGSTVGDKGFVNYTVDFSKVNQSNRPGTVDAAGEAGDFGASLSDVQAFLAKHPDAGNINGSPETAAAKFLVNGGKELSETSQLYYNAAYVYKKVNSFANYRTPYWRTLSDYPYLKDFFGDGTPASYQGYVPTFEGDLNDYNGTFGYKSTKNDWNTDASITVGGNTQTYSVNNSHNRSDIQDENGNNVYLENSPISFKPGGTAFNHIVGNLDISKVLSDKISIGFGSEMRTETFEVIEGDKASWDGIGADSFAGNRPENSGKWNRYNLGAYLDVAYDVTKDFLINGTIRYEDYSDFGGATVWKISSRYKFADDKITLRGSVSTGFRAPTLHQIYTQKSQYSFVPGQGIQVSGLINNSSPQARILGIPKLDAEKSTNITVGIGAKPSRNFNFTVDYYNIKVADRIVLGDKVETQFGTVAWFENSFDSRTSGLDFVANYTNIELGTGKLAFNLSGNVTIQNERISPVKSNNFSPTLDALMFTSRPDTKWILGANYEIGKFGFSLNNTYFGKTTFKQDGLDSNLRTEFTPKIVTDLGVSFSATEKLTFSFNANNLLNVLPEWKFKAENAAGAALLADAAQVKNQSNLITFNQRYSRMTYDGFHFSQLGTMFNLSMNYKF from the coding sequence ATGAAAAAAATCACATTACTTTTTTTACTACTAAATGTCAGTATTCTTTTTGCTCAAAAAGAAATTTCTGGAGTAGTTAAAGATAACTCTGGAGCGGGATTGCCGGGAGTTAACATTGTCGAAAAAGGAACAAACAATGGCGTTTCAACAAATATCGACGGAGCATACAAAATAAAAGTTAAAGAGGGAGCTACTTTAGTTTTTAGTTACATTGGTTTTTCTAAAGTAGAAAAAGCAGCAACTGGCTCAACTGTTAATGTAGTTTTATCAGAAGAAGGTGGTCAAGCCTTAGATGAAATTGTAGTTACAGGAACAAGAACTGCTCCTAGAAGTAACACTACATCTGCATTACCAATCGATGTAATTTCTTCTAAAGATTTAACATCTACAGGTCAAGCAACTTTTGACAAAGCATTACAGTACAAAATTCCATCTTTTAATACGGTACAAACACCAGTGAATGATGCGACTTCATTACTTGATCCATATGAAATTAGAAATATGGGACCAAGTAGAACATTAATCCTTATCAATGGAAAACGTAAAAACTTAAGTTCATTGCTTTACGTACAAACTTCTCCAGGACGTGGTGAAACAGGTGCAGATATTTCTGCTATACCTACTGACGCTATCGAAAGAGTAGAAATACTTCGTGATGGTGCATCTGCACAATACGGTTCTGATGCAATTGCTGGGGTAATGAATATTATCTTAAAGAAAAGTACTAACGGAGGTTCAGTTACAGTAAGAAGTGGAATGACTTCTGAAGGTGATGGCGAAATGTTAGGCGTGAGTTTAAACAATGGTTCTACTGTTGGGGATAAAGGTTTCGTAAACTATACTGTAGATTTCTCTAAAGTAAACCAATCAAACAGACCAGGTACAGTAGATGCAGCTGGTGAAGCTGGAGATTTTGGTGCTTCTTTATCAGATGTTCAAGCTTTCCTTGCTAAACACCCAGATGCAGGAAACATCAACGGTTCTCCTGAAACTGCTGCTGCAAAATTCTTAGTGAATGGTGGAAAAGAGTTAAGTGAAACATCTCAACTTTACTACAATGCCGCATACGTTTACAAAAAGGTAAACTCATTTGCGAATTATAGAACTCCATACTGGAGAACATTATCTGATTATCCTTACTTAAAAGACTTTTTTGGCGATGGTACACCAGCGTCTTACCAAGGTTATGTTCCAACATTTGAAGGAGATTTGAATGACTATAATGGAACATTTGGATACAAGTCAACAAAAAATGACTGGAACACAGATGCGAGTATTACAGTTGGTGGTAACACACAAACTTACAGTGTAAACAATTCTCATAACAGATCTGACATACAAGACGAAAATGGAAATAATGTTTACCTTGAAAACAGCCCAATCTCTTTTAAACCAGGAGGAACTGCATTCAACCATATTGTAGGGAATTTAGACATATCTAAAGTATTATCTGATAAAATTAGTATTGGTTTTGGTTCGGAAATGAGAACAGAAACTTTTGAAGTTATCGAAGGAGACAAAGCATCTTGGGATGGAATTGGAGCTGATTCATTTGCAGGTAACAGACCAGAAAACTCTGGAAAATGGAATCGCTACAACTTAGGAGCATATTTAGATGTTGCTTACGATGTAACTAAAGATTTCTTAATAAATGGTACTATTCGTTATGAAGACTATAGTGACTTTGGTGGAGCAACAGTTTGGAAAATAAGTTCAAGATATAAATTTGCCGATGATAAAATTACATTAAGAGGATCTGTTTCTACTGGTTTCAGAGCACCTACATTACACCAAATTTACACTCAAAAATCGCAATACTCTTTTGTTCCTGGTCAAGGAATTCAAGTAAGTGGATTAATCAACAACTCATCTCCACAAGCTCGTATCTTAGGAATTCCTAAATTAGATGCTGAAAAATCAACTAATATTACTGTTGGTATTGGTGCAAAACCTTCTAGAAACTTCAACTTTACTGTAGATTATTACAATATTAAAGTTGCTGACAGAATCGTTTTAGGAGACAAAGTAGAAACTCAATTTGGTACAGTGGCTTGGTTTGAGAATTCATTTGATTCAAGAACTTCAGGTTTAGATTTTGTTGCTAACTATACTAACATTGAATTAGGAACTGGAAAACTTGCTTTCAACTTATCTGGAAACGTTACCATTCAAAACGAAAGAATTTCTCCAGTAAAAAGTAATAATTTCAGCCCTACATTAGATGCTTTAATGTTTACTTCTAGACCAGACACTAAATGGATTTTGGGAGCAAATTATGAAATTGGAAAATTCGGATTTTCTCTTAACAATACTTATTTTGGAAAAACTACTTTCAAACAAGATGGTTTAGATTCAAACTTAAGAACAGAATTTACACCTAAAATTGTTACTGACTTAGGAGTTTCTTTCTCAGCAACTGAGAAATTAACATTCTCTTTTAATGCAAATAACTTGTTAAATGTATTACCAGAATGGAAATTTAAAGCTGAAAATGCTGCAGGTGCTGCTTTATTAGCTGATGCTGCTCAGGTTAAAAACCAATCAAACTTGATTACTTTTAACCAACGTTATTCTCGAATGACTTATGATGGTTTTCACTTTAGTCAATTAGGAACTATGTTCAATTTATCAATGAACTATAAATTCTAA
- a CDS encoding class I SAM-dependent methyltransferase, translating into MASLYNEKMATIYDAMYQTFVDYDEEYQFYNSLIQENNCKSILEIGSGTGNLAKRFQENKQDYKGLDYSKNMIAIAQQRNKNCLFIHGDMRDFNLDKPVDAILITGRSTSYLTSNDDINETFTCLINNINDEGIIIFDFIDANRFIPFVNENQKIKHEAKHEGVNYLRESNWETTSLDNFMLEWNAKYFTITNGEKELIANDFSTVRVFTLNEIQLLLYINNFEIIKTIDRKTYAYDTYVIVAKKRILKI; encoded by the coding sequence ATGGCATCACTATACAATGAAAAAATGGCAACTATATACGACGCTATGTATCAAACTTTTGTTGATTATGATGAAGAGTATCAGTTTTACAACTCCCTTATTCAAGAAAATAATTGCAAAAGTATACTAGAGATAGGAAGTGGTACTGGCAATCTTGCCAAACGCTTTCAAGAAAACAAACAAGATTACAAAGGATTAGATTACAGTAAAAATATGATTGCTATTGCGCAGCAAAGGAATAAAAACTGTCTTTTTATTCACGGAGACATGCGTGATTTCAACCTGGATAAACCAGTCGATGCTATTCTTATAACAGGCAGATCTACAAGTTATTTAACTTCAAATGATGACATTAACGAAACCTTTACGTGTTTAATCAACAATATTAATGACGAAGGAATTATAATCTTTGATTTTATAGATGCTAACCGGTTTATCCCTTTTGTAAATGAAAATCAAAAAATTAAACATGAAGCTAAACATGAAGGAGTGAACTATTTAAGGGAAAGCAATTGGGAAACAACCTCCTTAGACAACTTTATGCTAGAATGGAATGCAAAATACTTCACTATTACCAATGGCGAAAAAGAATTAATAGCGAATGATTTTTCAACCGTACGTGTTTTTACACTAAACGAAATTCAGCTTTTATTATACATAAATAATTTTGAAATCATAAAAACCATAGATCGAAAAACCTATGCCTATGATACCTATGTTATTGTAGCAAAAAAAAGAATTCTTAAAATTTAA
- a CDS encoding 4Fe-4S dicluster domain-containing protein, which translates to MAIIITDECINCGACEPECPNTAIYEGADDWRYKDGTKLAGKVILPDGTEVDSDAAQTPISDEVYYIVPGKCTECKGFHDEPQCAAVCPVDCCIPDDNHVETEETLLNRQAFLHNE; encoded by the coding sequence ATGGCTATTATTATAACAGATGAATGTATAAATTGTGGTGCTTGCGAACCAGAGTGCCCTAATACAGCTATATATGAAGGTGCAGATGACTGGAGATATAAAGATGGAACAAAATTGGCAGGAAAGGTGATTTTACCAGATGGAACAGAGGTTGATTCAGATGCTGCTCAAACTCCAATTTCTGATGAAGTTTACTATATTGTACCTGGTAAGTGTACGGAGTGTAAAGGATTTCATGATGAGCCGCAATGTGCTGCTGTTTGTCCTGTAGATTGTTGTATTCCAGATGATAACCATGTGGAAACTGAAGAAACCTTGTTAAATAGACAAGCTTTTCTGCATAATGAATAA
- a CDS encoding acyl-CoA reductase, translating into MTLETKKSVFVELGKFLSQFSQDNDSKKTSVLYNDLFFEEFINLIKLSQSHNGWYTPEHVYFSIQSWAKALTEDNLTKWTSVYAIENIKAKNVALILAGNIPLVGFHDFLTVLMTGHNVLIKTSSNDQHLLPFLAKYIIAIEPELAEKITFVEGKLENFDAVIATGSNNTARYFEYYFKGKPSIIRKNRNSVAVLNGSESKEQLIALGEDIFRYFGLGCRNVSKLFVPKDYIFDPFFEAIFEYQDVIHYEKYANNYDYNKAVFLMSNFKLLDNGFLTLKEDSSYASPISSVFYERYETIADLQQRLINEKEQIQCIVSNGLVQNSIAFGETQNPQLWDYADNVDTISFLLTI; encoded by the coding sequence ATGACATTAGAAACAAAAAAAAGTGTTTTTGTTGAATTAGGAAAATTTTTAAGCCAATTTTCTCAAGATAATGATTCAAAAAAAACAAGCGTACTATATAATGACCTTTTTTTCGAAGAATTCATCAATTTAATAAAACTTTCCCAGTCCCATAATGGATGGTATACACCTGAACATGTATACTTTTCTATCCAATCTTGGGCCAAAGCACTGACCGAAGATAATTTAACGAAATGGACATCTGTCTACGCAATTGAAAATATAAAAGCCAAGAACGTTGCTTTAATTTTAGCGGGAAATATCCCTCTGGTAGGGTTTCATGATTTTCTGACTGTATTAATGACTGGCCATAATGTTTTAATAAAAACATCATCAAACGACCAACATTTACTTCCTTTTTTAGCAAAATACATTATCGCCATTGAACCTGAATTAGCTGAAAAAATCACGTTTGTTGAAGGAAAACTAGAAAATTTTGATGCTGTAATAGCAACTGGAAGCAACAATACAGCTCGTTATTTTGAATATTATTTTAAAGGTAAACCATCCATTATCAGAAAAAACAGAAATTCTGTTGCAGTACTAAATGGTTCAGAGTCCAAAGAGCAGTTAATTGCTTTAGGAGAAGATATATTTAGGTATTTTGGACTAGGATGTCGAAATGTATCTAAACTTTTTGTCCCAAAAGACTATATTTTCGATCCTTTTTTTGAAGCTATTTTTGAATATCAGGATGTGATTCACTATGAAAAATATGCCAATAATTATGATTACAATAAGGCTGTATTTTTAATGAGTAATTTTAAGCTTCTTGACAATGGTTTTTTGACCTTAAAAGAGGATTCAAGTTACGCCTCTCCTATTTCAAGTGTCTTTTACGAGCGCTATGAAACCATAGCTGATCTACAACAAAGGTTAATAAATGAAAAAGAGCAAATACAATGTATTGTTAGTAATGGTCTTGTTCAAAACAGTATCGCTTTTGGAGAAACGCAAAACCCTCAATTATGGGATTACGCAGATAACGTAGATACTATTTCGTTTTTGTTAACAATATAG